Below is a window of Nicotiana tabacum cultivar K326 chromosome 19, ASM71507v2, whole genome shotgun sequence DNA.
TTTCGGAATccaggcatgtgggcccgagggtgaattttaCCGAATTTTTTcaagcggagttgaaaattatttaaattgattaataATGGGTATTTGAACACATATTtattgatttgcacattgtttgtatagttttggatcgacaagcatcggtttgaggtattagagtggcgttggagctgGCTATGGAGCTTTGGGgcgaagtaagtctcttgtttaaccttgtaaaagggaatttaccccataggtgatttaaattaataattgttgctaattgtgggggctatgtatgcACGAGGAGACGAAGGtacgtgcgtagctactaatattgctatgtccgggtagtttaggactcaaatcatgaatttcttgtgataattgtatcctttatttaattaaagtattaGAATTGTACTGTAAGTTGTTAGAGAAAATATTAAGAGACTGAAATTTCACATATTTGCATTCTTGCGCAAAATATTTGACTGCTAATggaaattgtacatccttatgtgATAATCTTATAATATCTTCTCATTCAGTAGGATCATAAGAAAATGATCTCCTTAATtgtagagcgggccgaacgccttggcagtatagatgcatctatggatcgtgtcgcacgtccctcagcAGTGTATACGActctctggatcgggtcgtacgactaCTGcggaaatcgtgcctaataacaataattacacgataccttgatattttattgcagcctgtgaagctaattgataaattgagaatttttggaattgaaagaattaattatttctgcttattaagaaaattattattgttcacaaaaatcatgtttatttaaatatttctattttaatattattgacccttagtgagtgtcaaagtctacctctcatcactacttcttcgagattaggcttgatacttactaggtacatgttgtttacgtactcatgctacatttgTCGCATATTTTTGTGCGGGTACATATATATCTAGTGGCCTTGtaggcgcagaggtgtggttaatgtggagacttaggtgagctgcattctatattacgatccgcagccagtagagtctcctttagagttatttatatttttcctgtctaatttgtatttcggacagttgctatattttattttatattcctagcaaatgctcatgcacttgtgacaccgagttttgggagtattATGGGCTattctgtattgaatttgttaaaagtattattatttactctgtaaatccccATTCTTTACTATGTATATTAAatgaaaatataatttcaaaagtaataaaaatgagaacccaatttagtatttattgttggtttgcctgacagtggtgtccagcgccatcacgaccttaatgaattttgagtcgtgacacaggcaaaatttcagttttatggtcctaaagtGCCAGAAACGAGGAATTGTCATGGCAAAGAAGTGACTTACTtttccttagatcatttttgatgggctGGAAAATTtataggcgattcgggttcggtcACCAGGATACACGCACATGgtatgggttatagcacacaaaaatttgggactcgagtcgaattctaattttattactttaaaacaccaaaaatgaggaacgatcatggcgaagtggtgattattgttccttaggttatttttaatgggccggcaaaattttaggccattCGAGTCTGgtcgcccggatgcatgcagatgacgtgagctatagcacacgaaaatctaggaattggaaagaaaaaatGAGGAGCGATCACAGTGAagtggtgactattattccttggGTCGGTTTTGATgggccgaaaattttttaggcgattcgggacCAGTCGCCTAGAtgtgcagatggcgtgggctatagcacacgaaaatctgagaatcggttGAAGTTctaattttatggtcctaaaatgccaaaaaatgaagaacgatcatagTGAAGCGATGActtattattccttaggtcattttttatggcccgACAAAAGATTAGGGGATTGGGGTCCGTTCGCCAGTTTGCACGTGACGAGCGCAAATCACAATACAAATTTAATGCTCGCTAgacaaagatagtatagttatgATTATCGTCTCCATAgtgattggatttaaataatgttcaagtAATTTATAGCTTAATGCTATTCAAGATGATTAACCCGTTGGTTAggatgattaataactaaaattaactatgaAACGAAAAAATTAACAATTAATCACTGAAAGACAAGAGTTGAGCCAATACCGAAATATCGATGGGAGAAATAAGGGCCGTGACATGATATgtgcaagatagctatttgggatctaactcttgTTCAATTCACACTAATGTTcaaatgattctcacgaattcactcgatgattagttcaaatgTTTAGTCAAGaatcctctctcgattaaatcttaactctacaAGGTGAACTAATATAATCAATATGAAAATGTGCAATCATGCGTTAATGGATTAGTCATCaggaaaacgtctctcgaattttctcctaacttgatttaatcaataattcaacaagctctttcgcTTACTTAAGAGAATTATtgaattaaaccaaacaaaataatgcaagatAATCACCACAATATTCCTTTTTTGATTAAATAAACTGGTGAATAAAGTTGCAAacaattcaaagctccataaacgaattcaagcaaagaactagagttaaaatctaTAAATATAAATCAAAACACCATATTCGTCAAACCCCAAgggaaactactccataatcatggatGAAGTCATCACCAATAGAATTAAAGAGTAAAAATACATCAATCTAACCTTACAATCCAAACTCTCatattgaattgatggaaatatgatgaaatcttgtgtcttgtagcctccaatgctctctaaaagcttccaaggtcaaaagtcctttaaaaattatgtttttggtgtatttataccatgtaggaacgGACCCGGATGAAACTACCCTTTCCAAGCTGAAACAGAAGAATACTCTGAGAAATTTGTACAGGCGCACCGCCCCTAGCGTCGCCCCATACGGTGTTGTAGTGGGAAGTTCAGAGAGCAGTTTCTGACAGGCATCAGCAATTTACACAGCCGAGCCACCCCATGCGACGCGACAGTGTTAGTTTTTTAGAGTAATTTGTTTTCTTCACTTTTTGCCATCCAAACTTGTCTCCCGACCCCTAAACGCGATCCTAatttaatcccttgggcttttacttagatttcaaagctccaaattgttCGATTTAGCTCCAGATTATCTTTTAACTCGGAATCGCTTCCTaaaaggcataaaacacataataaatgcaattcactatcatttaagctcaaacacaagtaaaatgcagtaattaaaGTGCAAACTATGACTAAAATACGGTTTTTAGCCTAtaatcaacaccccacacttaaaccattgctcgtcctcgagcaatcaaactgcaCTTTACATATAGACGACCTTCTTATCAGATAACTTTCCTAAcgcatcatgccaagaatatttaaagtaGACTATGCACCCTAtcataacatcctagcctcaaaacgTGACTCAAAAACACCACGTATTTACCCAAAACCTGCTCACCTACTCTAAAACAGAGGCCAAATACATTACCTTTCTTtcgcaaatcatgtgccctcacaacaaagataaagagtagttccacacacaataaaattcaaTAACAAATAGGAATTTAATATAGaaagaattaactcactctcagaaataaaattcatGCACCACAGAatacgtaccataggcttgcccgtagtgtagtactctactaatttgagctcattcaatcaaggatcaagtaggactttaattggttgtaatgtaggttgcgagacgggtatgatacatttggatatagtcACTACACCTCCCTGAGCACGTTAATACATACAATTTCACATTTTAAAACCCCACACTTGTGTTGAACCATACCCCAACCTTCATAACATAATaacctcaaattcccaatttctttAAGAACATACACGATGAGAACTACCACTAGAAAGGaatcaatttttttctttctacTACATacacaaacttttttttttcttttttaaagttctgattgatttttctttttttttttttcaatcccTTACATGTGGCTCTCACAAATTTTCAACTAGTGCACATTTCTCCATTATTCTTAGCTCCGCTCAAAAGCCTACCATACCTCCACTCAGCTCGTAACAAGCTCATAATAgtttcaagtgctcacgagagagAAAAGGTTCAAACAGATGGTCAGTTCAAACCAAGGGGCtaggcttgtaatgtgattgCTAAAGAAgtaggattacatgctcaaaggaGTTAACTAAGATACACAACAATTAGGCGGGTCATAAACATATAATTGGTTTaacaaagaaatgtctatatcacttcctagactgaacaagactgctatttcgctttgcaaacatacatggcaagttctagacatcaactgacatgcacaaaatatcaacaaaatctcACACACACGTTGGCACATAACTTACTTAGGACCGGATTTAtctcgactctctagtcaaagtagttaagaaacatctaaattaaatattttatggcATTTATACATGTGTCAAGAGCTGAGCCGAGGTTTCACAACTAAGGCACTCACTACTCTCAAGGcacaaaaaaatcaagaaaagtcATCTCCATATAATACCATGGCACAAGACTTCAAATttcctaacaaaagaaaaactaactacacccgatttaagtaaaacccttgaaaaagaaccacaacataaagaaaaaccaagggataattgttacactacctaagaaaagCATAATATTTTTTCTTCGACTTTGATCCCTCAAGAAGACAGTCGAGgaaatccatcgtcggaaaaagtcaATTTTCTTTCCAAACAAAACACAAGAAAACAAACACAAATGTACATATTTACATCCCCATCTCACACTTTAAAttgtaaaccaatgaaaataaaGTGGTAAAGAAACTTTCCTGAttcatctagtcggggtctgaatcAAAGTCGGGATATCCTTTGCATGCCCGACCTAGTGCACATATCCATGCTGAAAGTTTTTTCTCTGACTTCtttgggtacaccccacacttatcatgCTTACTCTCTCCAGCTCGTTCTTAGGGCCCCCATCGCTCCTTCCATCTTGAAGACCACCCTTTCTTCCCCCACTCTAAGCATAAGCTGTCTTTCCTGAATGTCCAGAATAGCTCTACCAGTAGCCAAGAAGGGTCTACCTAAAATCAGAGGGACCTCCTTATTCTCTTCTATTTTCACCATAATAAAGTCCACACGAAACACAAATGTATCCACCCAAACTAGCACATCTTTCACTTTTCCTTCAGGTATGATTGTGGTTTGATCCGCCAGCTGCAAGGACACGAGTATCAACCTGATTTCTCCAATCTCTCTCTCTAATTTCCTGAAAATAGACAAAGTCATAAGATTAACAGAAGCACATGAATCACACAAAGATTTTTCAAATTTAGTacttcctaaagagcaaggtatagtaaaactccctagatctccacacttttgaggaagcttattttgCAGAATaacactgcaatgctctgtgagcttgccAACCGATGTCTCTTCCACTTTTAGCTTGTTGGACAATATCtacttcaagaacttagcataagcTGGATCTGAGAGAGCACCTCTGTGAATGATAGATTAGCATGCACCTGCTTGAGCACATCTAGGAAACGCCCAAATTATGTTTTTCAGCTTTTCTCATCTCTACTTCTGAGAGAAAGGTAGAGCAGGTATGTATTTGCTTTCCTCAGTaacctcatttattgcattcccatctttcttctttttctgagcTCTAGCCTCCCCCTTCTTCTTCAGACTATAATCTACTACCCCTTCACCTTCTTGGATATTGCTTTTCTGCTCCTCCACAATCTCTACCTGTCTTTCAATCAACTCACCTCTTTTCTTTGCCCTGGGATCCTCTAATACGTGCTCACTCCTCAAAGACACTTCATTTATTATCTCTTTTggatttctttcagtatcagTAGGGAGAGTTCCTAGAACTAGGGCTAGTTATCGGGCGGATCGAGCAGTTATTTACTCCTAATGGTTCGCCTTATCGGTTATCGGCGTTTAAATGTATTAAACCGCTAGCCACAAGATAAGATATCGGTCGAATTGGTATCGATTTAGCTATTATCGGGCGGGTATCGGTTTAGATTGTGCCTTTTTAATTAGTAAATTATGTAATAAACCAAAGTAAAAAtctaacacacacacacacacagagagagagagagagagcatttCAGACCTGCACGAGTTCTAGCAGCAACAACACGTTTGCGACCTTTCTTCTTCAATGTAAAACTCGATCCAATGAACAAGATTGATACCATTGCTAGAACTAACCCTCTACTATTCTCCGAAAACCCCATCCTCTCTCTGTCACTTCTTCTTACTTCTCCAATATATATACACAATCAAATACtcaatttggaagaataattgtTGCATTGTACTAGTAATTAGTAAATACCAGCAAAAATCCAACAATGCTTCAACTAATATAACAGTTAACACATCCTAACATGAAAATTACATCTGTCAAAATGAGTCTGGAATACAACTAgagataaaatagaaatttagACATAAAATCTAGAACAAATGGAGACATCCAAAATACAACAACTACAACTAACGCCTAACAGTTCTTCAATTTCTGcaacttcaaagttcaaacaactTGCAATATTGGCTCCCAAGGATCCTTGTCACCTAACGCCATAGATCCTCCAACTAGTTCCACCGGTTAACTGTTAGAATTTAGAAACATTCAGTAACTACAATAGACATTTTAGCATGGCTTAAACATGAAACGAACTCAATACAACATAACTACAAAGTTTATTATGAGTTCTGAGTATTACCTTTCTTGGCATACGAGTCTTTGGAATCACTCTGCAATGGTAAAACAATTTACATTATTAATAACATTCAAGATAAAACAAACTGCTAACATGTATGGTAAGCCTTTTTTTGTGCTAAGAAATAAATTCTAAcatatttattaataatatattacaaTTCGAAGTCTTACCAGATTTATTAACACTACTCGTTAATTACGGAAGGTTCTTTTCCATCGCTAGCTAAAtctgaagaaaaaaattaaaataatgagtCGTGCGATAAATATAAGCATATCCACAACACTTATATACAACAAATATAGTAACAATATTATTACCTTGTTCAAGCTACTCGATTTTATCAAGATCTTTCTCAACCCTAACAGgttgttttaatttttcatttcgAAGCCAATCTTGAAGACACACTAGAGCTTGCACCAATTTAGGAgttaatgaactcctaaatgaatcaagaaaaCGTCCTCCCGTACTAAACGCACATTCAGATGTCACACTTAAAACTAAAACATGTAATATATCACGAGCCATCTCCGCAAGAACAGGAAATCTAGCTGAGTTCAATTTCCACCAGAGAAGAACATCAAATTCTTTAGTGTCATCCTCAGTTTCTTCACCAAAATATTTATCTAACTCTGTTCTAGTATCCACACCTCCActcccacttttatatttttttatatcttttatGAGTGATTCTAAAAGTCCTGTATTTTGGGTGCTCTTGACTGCCAGAAAGCCCGGAAGTAGAAGTGTCCAATGAAGAACAATCTGAAGATGAAGCAAGCACGACACCTTTTGAGTTGGACTTTACATACTCACTAAATAGTGAAGTCATGTACTTCTTCACTTCTGTTTGTATAGTTGCCCCCCAGATATTCACCAAACATCTTTACAAGTGCATAGCCAACTGATTCGAGCTTGTAACGTGGATCCAAAATACATGAGATGAaaattatcttgttcattttCCCTGGATCACCCCAATACTTATCAAACTTTTCTTTCATCTTCTTTGCCATTTCACTTAAAACTATATCTTCATTTGTTATCAATTGCTTCAACTAAACAGCAACCGcacaaatttcaagaatatgaatatTCGATGTAACATAACGTGATCCAGATATTTCCAAAGTAAGAAGATAGATGATTTCAAGAAACTTTGTAATTCGCTTTACATTCTCCCAATCACTACTCAAAAATTCACATGTAGGAATTCCAATTTCAATATAAGAATGCTCAAGATAATGTCTTAGGACAATTTCACTAGAAGCATAATGTGAAAATACACTTTCCAATTCAACATCCCTACGCA
It encodes the following:
- the LOC142173304 gene encoding zinc finger BED domain-containing protein RICESLEEPER 2-like, coding for MAKNSNEVVDLAAREAAQQEVAAHAVAEEALRADKTVDRNGGRKFNLNRPLVEDEFENNMPSHKSKDMANGIGMCLREWGINKIFTVTFDNASSNDVTVKELSKQLTKMGTNLMNGNHLHVRCMAHIMNLVVQDGLKESSVSIERLRHAVRYVRQSPARLKRDVELESVFSHYASSEIVLRHYLEHSYIEIGIPTCEFLSSDWENLKQLITNEDIVLSEMAKKMKEKFDKYWGDPGKMNKIIFISCILDPRYKLESVGYALVKMFVKSTQNTGLLESLIKDIKKYKSGSGGVDTRTELDKYFGEETEDDTKEFDVLLWWKLNSARFPVLAEMARDILHVLVLSVTSECAFSTGGRFLDSFRSSLTPKLVQALVCLQDWLRNEKLKQPVRVEKDLDKIEVIPKTRMPRKLTGGTSWRIYGVR